From the genome of Pectobacterium atrosepticum:
CATAACGGTGTTTCAGGAAGGCCGTGTTCTCGTCACCCCAGACAAAGCTGATGTGCGGCACACTGTTGATGAAAGCATGCGGATTCTTCAGCACGCCGTTTTTCACCTGATAGGACCAAAACTGGCGCGAAATCTCAAACGCTTCGGTGATTTCCAGCGCTTTGCTGATATTGATAGGGCCGTCGGGATTATCCGGCGTGTAGTTGAGTTCCATGAAGGCCGAGTGACCCGTACCGGCATTATTCCAGCCGTTAGAGCTCTCTTCCGCCACGTTATCCATACGCTCAACCATGTCGATAGACCAGTCTGGTTGCAGCTCCTGTAAATACACGCCTAGCGTAGAGCTCATAATGCCCCCGCCGATCAGTACCACGTCCGTTGTCTTCTCTGTCGTTTTAGCATCTTCAGCCATAGCCAGTGGGGCGCTGACCACCACGCTCAGGCAGAAGAACATAGCAAGTAGTTTTTTCATGCTTATATCTCTATTTTTATCAGTGCAGGTAAATAGAATTCCAGGCATTCATTAACACATGAGTGCACCACTATGAGTAAAAAGCATCGTTCTTATGACCTTTTTGTTAATCACCTTGCTAACAAAAAAATCAGCACGCTGACGCATTTCAGCCACGATGAGCATCCGTACTGGTTAATGACGTTACATTATTGTTATCTGACGGGAAGAAATAAATTTTAGTAAGTAAATAAATGAACAACAAAGTAATAACTTTTAAGAAACAAACCACAGAATCATCATGGTAAAAATAAGTTTAGCCGTATTTTATAAAAACAAAAGGCACCCGCAGGTGCCTTTGAGATGAGTGATAATGCGCAACGCTACTTCGCTGAATCGATCTCGTCGAGCGAGTCTTCAATCGCGGCGGCATTCGGGTTCTGCTGCGGGGCGATTTGCCCATCGCTGGCGAGGAAATCGTGCCGCTGGAAATAGGCTTCGCGTATCATCAGGTAAGGATCGGAAGAATTACGCAGTAAACCATCAGAATCCAACAGCTGTGCTCGCGTTTCCAGTCCCTCGATAGCCCACTTGCCAGCAGACATCCAGAACGTCAGATAACTCAGCATCGGATATAGTGTATCCGCTACGCCACCGCCGTCTTCACGTGGTGTTACGCTACCGTAGCCGGGCAACACCACATAAGGCCCGTATCCCACACCATAATTACCCAGCGTACTACCAAAGCGGCGAGACTCTTCTTTCGCCAGTTTAGGATTAGCCATCGATGCCACGTCAATCAGACCGCCCATCCCGAGCAAGGTATTCAGGAAAAAGCGGTTAAAGTGAATCATCGCTTTATACGGCTTGCCTTCAACGAAGTAGTTCACCATCGTTGCAGGCTCTTCCAGGTTGTTGAAGAAGTTCCCCAGTCCGTTGCGCGCAGGCGTCGGCACATAATCGCGCCAGGCAACAGCCGCTGGACGTACCACATACGGATCCAGCACGTCGTAGTTGAAGTTGAACATGGTACGGTTAAAGCCTTCAAGCGGATCAGAACGTCCTTCTTGAGCGCGATCCCCGGAACTGGCGCAGCCGATGAGTAACACGCTGGCAAACACCACCCCACTCAGGCGGTAATTCATATCTGTTCTCCCTGATTTATAGTGCGCTATACCCGTCATACTTCACATTGCGTGTGTGTTGGTTACGTTACTCGGCACACTTACGTGCACCTCGCCCCGTTGGGGCCGCTGCACGCAGCGTTCAAATCTACCTCTGGCAGATTTGTCACTCACCCGAATCACTTACTTGAGTAAGCTCATCGGGATTCCTTCACTTACCGCCGGCCCGCAACGCGAATTATTTAGGGTATATACCCGTGACCGAAAATGGGTATTCCCAGTATCAGCACTAGCCTATAAGGCTGAGTGACAAGGACGGGATATCGGCCAACAGTGTAACATTTTATTGATCTATCGCTACGTTGGCTTACGCATTACTACATTTCAGAGGCTTGCCATTTTTTCTTATGGGGACAACACGCGCTATCGTTACGACACGCGTTCCAGCGTGGACAACAGCACAGCATTTCATTATTCCTCTCACAGCATAGCACTGCCCACCTAAATCAGTGAATCACGCGCGGCGTCCCAAGTTGTAAAAACTGACTACGCTTATCATCGGGGTTGTCGGTGCTCACACCCGCAACTTCAGCGCCATTACCCAAGCACCAATCAGCACGATCGTCGAGAGGACCGCTATGAACCCGCCTTCAGAATCCAAGCAGACCCGGCAAGAGAAAGAAAACGACGTTGCGGTAGAGAGTGAGGAAAGCACGCAAGGAAAAGCGATCGATGTTGACGAAGAACATTTACCTTCCCCTGCTGCCGCGATCCATGAGGAGATTCGTCAGGAAGGACAAAAGGAGCTGGAACGCGATGCGATGGCGTTATTGTGGTCGGCGATTGCGGCGGGAATCTCCATGGGAACATCATTCATGGCCGTCGGCATGCTCCACAACCATCTGGTTGGCGTACCCGGCAGCTTTCTGCTGGAGTGTTTCGGTTATACCATCGGCTTTGTAATTGTCATTATGGCGCGCCAGCAGCTGTTTACCGAAAACACGGTTACGGCGGTGCTTCCCATCATGCATAAGCCAACACGCAGCAATTTCCACCTGCTTGGTCGGCTATGGTCCGTCGTGCTGACAGGTAACCTGATCGGGACAGCTTTGGCCGCCCTCGCCTTTACCTATATGCCCGTTTTTGATGGTGAAACGCGGGAGGCGTTAGTCGAGATCGCCATGAAGGTCATGAAAAACTCTCCAACGGAGATGTTCGCCAACGCCGTTGTCTCTGGCTGGATTATTGCCACTATGGTCTGGATGCTGCCTCACGCCTACTCCGCCAAACTGTGGATTATCATCATCATGACCTGGATGATTGCTTTCAGCGATCTCACACACATCGTGGCCGGTGCCTCAGAGATTTTTTATCTTGTGTTCATTGGCCACATCCCCTGGCAGGCGTTCATCTGGCCGTTTGCCTTGCCCACACTGGCGGGGAATATTATCGGCGGTACCTTTATTTTCGCACTCATCAGCCATGCGCAAATTCGTAATGACATGAACAGTTCATCCCACGCCAAACGGCAAAAGGCGCATGAGAATGATGGAAAAGAACACCGACAGAAACGCTGATTGCCGACACTTTGAGCAAACGCGCCGTTAAGTGCTTATTCTCAGAGCAAAAATGCGTATAATGGTCGCGCTTCACGTCTCCATAGTTAAACGGATATAACAAGCCCCTCCTAAGGGCTAGTTGCAGGTTCGATTCCTGCTGGGGACACCATAACCCTATCTTACATGCTCTCTAATAGTCTAAAAAACACTTTAAAAACAACAAGCATAGCCAAAGCGTAGTCTTAGTTGATACCATAAAATCTTGTAGAAGCTATACACAAATGCGTATAAAATCGTGTATACATTTGGTTCGATCTTTTTCTTATACACATGCTGCTAACCGACCTCAAAATTAAAAAGGCGAAAGCCCAAGACAAGCCCTACACACTTAATGACGGTGGCGGACTGTCTTTACTGATTGATCCTAAAGGGACGAAAGGCTGGCGCTTCCGCTATCGGTTTGCCAACAAGCCTAAGCTCATATCGTTTGGCACTTACGATACCGTATCCCTTGCCGATGCCCGTAAGAAACGTGATGAAGCCCGATCTATGTTAGCTAATGGCATTAACCCCAGCGATGCACGCAGAGCCGATAAGCTCTCTTTGCTGTTCTCTACGGAAAACACCTTTGAAGCGGTGGCGAGAGAATGGCACACATCAAAACTCACTACCTGGTCGGAAGGGTACGCCAAAGAAGTTATACACTATCTGGAAAAAGAAATTTTCCCGTTCCTGGGTAAACGTCCGATAGACCAGATCACGCCGCTTGAACTTTTGGCCGTTCTGCAAAAGATCGAAAAACGCGGAGCATTGGAACAAGCCAGCAAAATCCGCCGCCGCTGTGGTGAAGTATTCCGTTACGCAGTCGTAACCGGACGTGCTATGTATAATCCAGCGCCCGACCTGGCCAGCGCCATGAACAAGCCAAAGAACAATCACTTCCCGTTCCTAACCGAAAGTGAACTACCCGACTTTGTTCAGGCACTCAATAATTACAAAGGAAGCCAGATCACCAAATATGCCACTCAGCTTTTAATGTTGACCGGTGTCAGAACCATTGAATTACGCGCGGCTGAGTGGGTTGAATTTGATTTAGATAATGCCCTGTGGGAAATACCTAAAGAACGGATGAAGAAGCGCCGCCCACATTTGGTGCCATTGTCCACGCACGCAATTGCTATTCTGAAAGAACTGAAAGTGCTAACTGGCTATTATCAACTTGTCTTTCCTGGTCGAAATGACACCAGAAAGCCGATGAGCGATGCCGCGATAAATAAAGTAATCAAAATGCTGGGTTATCACGGCAGACTTACTGGACACGGTTTCCGGCATACCATGAGTACCATTTTGCACGAACATGGATATAACAGCGCATGGATTGAAACCCAGCTTGCGCATGTTGATAAAAATTCCATCCGTGGAACTTATAACCATGCGCAATATATAGAAAAAAGAAAAATCATGCTCCAGTGGTACAGTAATACCATTTATAAGATCAGCCCCTTAATAGAGGCCGAAAGGGTTTAATTTCTTTTGAAATATAATTCGACGGCGTCACGTAAGTCAGAGCTATATTTACCTCGTTTTATTTGATCATCCGTTGGAGTTTCAAGGCTGTCAATTATTTTTTGACATATTTTAAAGTACTCAACATATTCATCATTACAGAGGGTTTTTATAATATTAGCGCAATAGGCTGTGATTTTTTTAGAAGAAGGATCCGGAGTTTCTACTTTATTGTTGACCACCCATGGATATAACATTGCAATATGCCACCGTAACTTATTATATTTAGGTGCGTCATTTTTCCTGCCATTTATTAATGTATTGTATTTATAGCATATATACGCAGCACAATGATATGCACATTCATTGTCGTTGTCTGCAAAAAGTATATCGCTAGTATTCAATACTTTTTTTACATATCTAGAAGCATCGTGCGGGCGAAATTTAAAAACGGATATAAAACATCTTGCAAGTTCTTTAATGTCATATATTTTTGTATTTTGAATGGATTTGTTTCTATATTCACCCTCTCTTCTTTCGAAATACAACTTCTCTTTTGATTCATCATTTCTTTGAATATCAAAAAATTTTTGAATTAATCTAGCCTTTTCTCTTAAAGCATAAAAAGCTTCATTTTCTACAGCCGATTGGTTGTTTGTCGCTGTAACGATCTCGATGGCTACATCAGTATCTTGAGATTCTATAAATTTCACGATTAACTCAACGCTATCATCCAAGATATGGAAGTTTTCAAATAAAGTATTTGTCGTTTGGCATCCATTAATTATCTGATAATTTGTCAAATGCATAACTTTTGTATTTGATTGGATTGCAATTTCTGGCGCAATTATGGTCACACCATTATTGAGAACTGAAAATTGTTTGGCCTTATCACTATTGAGAGTGTTAGCTATATCTCTATTTACTGGGTTTTCTCCGCCGAGAAATGCACGCACATTCTCGTCAAAAACTTCTTCTCTTATTTTTCCTTCATCGTCCATAGCTATTTTATTAAGAAACTCTTTTGCTTTTACAATCGATATATATGCTTGGGGTATCCCAGGCATCTCATTGATTCCTATGTAATCAATTAATTGCAATGAAGCCTCATTCTTGTCAGATATAGACCCCCACATTTTCATTAACTCTTTACGACCTAGTGGAAGCACTTCAATATCATTGAAAATATCGGCTGATTTACAAGTTCTCTCTATGTTCTTGAAGCTAGCAACAATTTCCCTCTCTTTATTGTATACTCCACTAGTGCAATAAAAAACTTTTAAATTTGGCATTTTGTTTTTTATTTTCTTCACATTAGCCACAATGATTTTTATTATTTCAATGACCTGACCATTGTAAATACCATTTGGGAATTTTGGATCCAATGTAAAGAAATCTTGTAAACCAATATTAAAATTCGCTATTTCATCTTTATAAAAACTCTCGCCTGACTTTGCTTGATTTATTATAATTTCCACAGGCAAAGATGTTTTATGAGTGTCAAAGGCACTTTCAGCATCATCAACACTAATGATTAGCTCTCCATCAATGATGATCGCAATTCCATCTAAAGATGCATCGTCTTCTTGAGTTGTTATATCGACAGGGTTAAATCTACCGAGAAAATACTTAGAAGTTATAACGTAATTGCAGAAATATTCAAACAGCTTAGACTCATCATGCTCCTGAACTTCAAATTCAGTTGCCAAGTCTTTAACATATTGAGAAAGTATAGCATGCATAATAATTACCTTGTTAATTATTATCTAGAAAACGCTAGAGGTTTTAATTCAGATGATATAATTTTTCTTGTCATCTCACATTTACTCAATCAATTAGCTCAAAGTAATAAAAAAACCTATCAGCACAATTGAATTGGTTAATTCTTGAAAAGAATAGAGCGCAACATAACATTTATTTTTTAGAAATAAAATTTAATCCTAAGATAGTTAATTATGTTGATGACATAGTAGCTGAATTTTTTATTCACACATAGCATAACAAAGATCCCATATTTAATGTAGTAATGAAACCTGCCGAACGGAACACTTTGTTTCTGCTTTTAACCAATTGATAAAAATAGATAATATCCATTTTCCTTCCGCCTCGCTCGTCCAAATGGCTTACAAACCCTACTAATAGAACACCAGTAAATAAAAATAAGCATCCACATGACAAAATCGGCACTACACCGCACCCGCCTGCGGTTTTCGGATCATAAAAATTTTTCAGTTTTACTTTTCTACAAAACAACCCGCCAGACCGCGCCATATCTGGGCTTGTGCGCTTTGGTGCCAACTGAAATCATTGAAATAAATTTCAGCTTTTTTCAGTTTTGCCATTTTTTTCTGGTTTTGAAGCCCGCAAAAAATCACGCTATCTCTTTGAATTTAAAGACACTGTATTATTTTTCGTGGCGCGGTGAAAAATATCAGGCAGGAAAACAAACGTGCCACTGTTCCGGTGATCCCTTGCGGGATCCGGCTTACAGATGAGTAGATGGGGTGGAGTCACTGAAAAACACGAACAGCCAGATACAAAAAAACCCAACTGGTGAGGTTGGGTTTTCATCTCTAACCTAAATTAACCATCTAGATTAGAGAACATCATACTTCCACTAACAGCCGGTAGTTTAATCGCTGTCTACAGGGATAACAACAGCCCGTTACCTTTCCCCAACTTTACGCCGCACCACAACCAGAGAACTTTCCGGCTCGTCCACGTTTTCGGCCTTTTTGTCGTCCTCCTGCGCCTGGTTCAGCATGTCGATCATCTCTTTGCGCTTCTCCGGGGCGATGCCGTCTATCACGCTCTTAATCACATGCCCGTGAGTTTTAGCACTGGGGCTGAGGGTATGTGAGAACGTCATGTTCATCACGAACGTATGCCCGCATTCCACATCCGCACAGGCGCAGTAAATATCTGAGATATGCGGGTGCTTACGGTGAGTTTTCTTCACCGTGGCCACCGTGCCGCATTCCGGGCAGTAAACACGCATTATCCTCATGTCGCTCACTCCTTCCATTCTGTTAACCCCGCCCGCCAGAAATAAAGCCCTAACGGACGGCCATTTTTACTGTGTTTATCTTCTCTGCGCGTGGATACAGCGGTTACAGTGGTTACACGATTGATATAAAAGGGTTTTTACTGTAACCACGCCATTTTCACTACTGGTGACAGCGGTTACAGGTCGTATTTTGTAACCTCTGTCACCACAGGCTATTTATTCATGGTGACAACACCAGCCCTTGCCCTACCTGCTTGTCACCTCTGTAACCACTGTATCCTCAGAAAAATAAGATACGTGCGAGAGTATTAACCCAATACGCTGCTATTAAACTGGTACACCCATTTGACGCCTATTTCTGGCAGGCGGATGTTTTTCTGTGTGCGGCTGCTGCCCTCTGCCACATCCAGATAGCCCGCCCTGACGCAAAGCTGTGCCACCTTCTTGGCATCAAACCCCTTACAGATTTCTTTCCAACCCGATGACAGCACGTAAAACGTGGTGGCGGCATCCTCGGTGTTGTTGCCTTTCACTACCTGACGGAAACCCACCAAGTTGGCCGGGCGGCTGTACTCGTTGTGCCAGTCGGCAAAGCGGCTGAACTGGTTACGGGTGATGAAGTCTTTCACCTGCTCCAGCGCGGCGGCTTCCTCCTGATTGGCCACATGGCCACGATCTACCATCCACGCATCCAGACAGACTTTTGCCGCCCGCAGTGCTTCCCCCGCAGGCCAGCCGGTGATCCCCGCTTCGGTGGCCAGTTCGCCCGCCATCGCGACCAGAGCAAAGCGCGTGACTGCCCGCCCTACCTGGTTACCTGCATCAGGTGGGGTTAATTCGCGAGTGTAGGTTTTCAGCAACGCTTTGGCTTTGGCCGTCATGCCGGATAAATCCGCCGTGAGATGGCGCAACCATTCGCGGAACGCCGCGCCATGGTATTCCGTCACTGCCTGTTCTAAATGCTCGGCCAGCGTCTTGCCGCCCGAAAAACCATGCAGTTCTTCAAACACACCGTACTTGCCCGAATCGCTGGGGATTTGCACCATACGCACTTCTACACCGGCATAAGTACGTTCTCCGGCGTTGGCGGCGTGTTCAACCAGTGACAGTTCGCCTGTGGAAAGGAACAGCAGACACCAACGATTGGTTTCCCTTACGCTGCCGTCCGTTCTGGCTCTGGCCTTACCCTGGCCGTTAGCCAGCATGTAGGCGATATTTCCGGCCTCCCGTCCGTCTACCTCACGGATTTCATCGAGCATCAACGTGGCATCATTGCGGCGGCTGGCAGTCCCTTCCAGCGCATTGCCGGTTGACCGCCAGGTATGCCAGAAGTCCGAACCGCCGCACACTGACGCCGCCACCTTCATGGTGGTGGTTTTGCCATCCGTCGATTCCCCTTTCAAGTGATAGCCGCCACCGCCCACACCAACCAGCTTTAACAGCGGTGCAGCAAAAGCCAGACTGACGGAGAACGCCACGCGGGCATTACCGACGCAATACCGTGACACCTGATCACGCCAATCAGCCAACGTTCCCGCAGTGCGAAAATCCCGCCCCTGTACGCTGGACGTTTGCAGAATGACCGATTCCGCCCCCTCACCTATCACCTCGTCCTGGAGCACGTACACCGAACCGTGCCAGCCGGTTTTACTGACGCATGTCACCTTACGGTCTGGTTTACACAGGGAAAGGTATTCCATCAGGTGCGCCCGTGCCTGACCGTTGGTGTTGATGTACGACAAGCCGTTAACCAGCAGTACCCGGCGCAACTCTTCCCCGCTGCCACCTAACAACTCCATCGGCATCGCCCATTTGCGGCTAATGCCGTTGGTGTCTTCCCATTCCAGCAAGCGGCCGTAGTTGCTGCCGTCCATGTCACAGGTGATAGCCGTCACCCGTACCGGGCTGCACAGTTTGATATTGCGAATTTCCGTATCGCCGTCTGACTTGTTCACCAGTTTGTCAAACCACAGGTATTCTTTGGTCAGTCGGAAGCCTTGCGGCAAGCGGGTCTTGCCCTTGCCAAACAAAATCATTTCTTCGCGCAACGCCTCTTTGGTGCGCTCCTGGCCGTGCTCCTGCCTGAAATCATCCCAATCCGCTTTATGGCGCGTCGGCGGCAATGTCACCCAACCGTCTACCGCTTTGGCCGCTTTCTCCGCCCACTGTTTCCCGGTGTTTTCCTTGCCGTCGCCAAAATCGTTATCGCCAGCAATCACCAACCGCACATCCGGCCAGCGCTGCCGGAACACCTGCGCCACATTCAGCAAGTTACTGGCGGCAACCGCAGCCACCGTGACGCCCTCGGTCAATGCCGCCACCGTCAGCGCGGTAGCGTAACCCTCGGTGATAGTCACCTGCTCCGGTGCCTCACTCGGCAGCGGTTGCAGAGCAATGAAGCTGCCCGCCAGAATGGAGTTGGCCAGCAGCCGTTTATCCCCCAATGGGCTGATTAGCTGCGCCCCCGTTATCTGGCCGTCAACGTCAGTCAGCGGCAGCAACAGCGAACCGGCAGGAAACACCACGCCACCGCTCTGTTTCTCCTGGCGAGTCAGGGGCAAGCCCTGCCCCGTTAAGCCTTTATTGGTCAGATAGGCGCTTTCGCCGGTTTCACAAGTCGCCCGCAGTGTGCGATAGCTGGCGCTGAACTGGCGGCGCTTTTCGGCGCCGTCGGCTTCTTTCCTGGCGGGCGGGGTTGTCGGGTGTTGCATCTCCGGTAAGCCCAGCACAGATGCCACCGCATCGGCGGCAGTTTTGTTGTCGTCGCCGCTGACCAGTTGCACCAAATCCAGCCCGTCACCGTTGCCACACTGCGAACAAAACCACGTCCCGCGCCCGTCCTTATCATCAAAGCGGAAACGGTCTGTACCGCCGCATTTCGGGCAAGCGCTATGCTTGCCGTTGGCCGGAACCGTAATTCCCAGCGCCGGTAATATCTGCGCCCAGCGGTTATTTGCTGCCTTCACTGTCTCGGAGAGTTTGGGTCTGCTCATTGCGCCGCTCCTCCCGTCGTCAGCGTTTCCACCACGGCACCGGGCGGCAATTTGCCATCCGTCGCACCGCTGGCAATATCCTCATACATGGCCGACAGGCATCGGTAGCCATACGCTGACAGGCGCACCGCCTCACGCATAAAGCCCGGTTCGAGCATTTCATACAGCGCCTGCGCCGCCATCGCTTGCCCCATCGCACAGCCGAACTGGTCGATATAAGGCGCTTCAATGTGGGAAATGATGTTAATCGCCACCTTGTCGGCGGTCAGTGGAATACAGCGACCGTTCAGCACATATGCCGCCTGGCCGTGTTGGGCTGTCATTGCTTCAAAGAAAGCGTTAGCGATGTAATGGCGCAAAAGCGCCATTTTGAAAGCCGGTGAGGTCGGCAGGTTAATTGCGCTCATGGTTCACCCCTCCGGCAAAGAATTCACTGGTTTCTACCGCACCGTTGAGTTGGTCACGAACACATTCAAAAATAGCGGCCAGGCCGTCTGAATTAAGAGGCTTACCAGGGTGATCGGCATGGTGGCGTAACAGCTCGGCCATACACTCGGTGGCCTGTAAAGCGCGATTTATACGCTCTTCACCATTCTGCGTGTAGCCACAAGGAAACTGAGCATTAGTCATGTTCACCCTCCGCTACCGGCTGGTTAAAGGTGCGGTGCAAGCAGTCCAGCCGCTCCGACAGAACAAAGGTCAGCACCTCTTTCACCTGGGACTGATCCAACTCAACCAGCGCATACGCCAGCGCCCGGCATTGGTCGATGATTTCTTCCAGATCCAACGGCGTGTTATCAAACATGACGCGCCCCCTCAACCGGCAGACGGCCAGCAAAAGCGAGTACATAGTCACGCGCCAGCAGACGGCGGGCGCTGCGTTCATTCGGGGCAATAACGGTTTCACGGTGCGGAACGGCGTGAACATCAGCACGGCGCACAGCCAGAAATAAAAAGACAAATTCGGGGTGAGTATAGCCAGGGGTCGTTGACATGCGTCAATCTCCAGTAGATAGCAAAACTTGCTACCACCAGAGCTGCAAATCTCTTGAATGGTGGTAGCCCAGACGGGGTTTGCAGTACCGGCTCTACTGGATACCGGCCAGCCCGAAAGCTGCCCCGCCTGAGCCACCATTGATTCGGTACGGAATAATGCCGTAGAAAATGGGTGCACAAAGGCTACGACACAAAAAAAGACGCAAGGCGCGTCTGGTGTCGCCAGTAGAATACACGGGCTGCAAATCCCGATTGCCGATTTTGCGGCAACGCGAAAACTATACCCCGCGTATTCTGGCGACAGCAAGCAATTTTTATCCGAATCCCCGTGATTGACCGGGTGTGTTATCGCGTACATAGTGTTTCCTGCTCAGTGACGAGCCATGACGTTAGATGACAAGGGAGTGTTACCCGGTGCCTGCCGCACCGGGTATTTTTTGCCTGCGTTTAGCCGCCTGAAATCGCGGAATACCAGCCGGACGGTGGCAGCGAAAACTGACAGGGGATCGGCTGACTGAGTCGGCCACGTTTCCCCCGGCGTGAGAAATACCCGCGATTAACGCTAAAACGCAGACGATCCGTTCCCACACTGGCGGGGCTATCCGTTACCGCCAACCCACTGAGATAAAACCGTCCGGCTTCGGGGAAATCCTCTTCAATCTCAATCGAGCAAAACAGCTTTTGCCCTTTCTCGTTGTAGCTGACCAGTTGCGACGTGGGACGGATACGCACAAACAACCGGGATTCACCATCGATAACCTCATGTTTCACGGCCAACACTTCCCCCAGGTTATCGCCCGTGCGCTTGTGTTCTCCCCAAATCAGCGCGGTATAACGTGACGGGTTGTAGGTCGCGCCCATGTCTTTTAGCCAGGCCGGATCGATATAGCGTCCGTCAATGGTGACGCCCTCGGTGGCCACGCAAAACCAGCCGGTAGTTAACTGTGAATCGTTCATGTTCTCCCTCACGGTAACAACGTAATGGCCTGCTCATCGGCGGCGGCATACAGATAACCATCCCCCAGCGCGTAGCCCTCATTACGCCAGTAGCTGTGCTCATACACGGAACGGTCATCCACAAACTCCGCCCGGAAATAGCGGCTATGCTTCTGCGTGTAGACGTGCAGGTTTTCCAGCGTGGTCACGGCCAGTCGTTTACCCGGCATAAACGGCGGAACAAAGGCAAAGCGTCCCGCTACAGAACTGGTGACCATCTGCGCGGCGGCGAGATCCGCCGGACGGTCTGCCATATTGAACAACCGTAGCCGCTCCGCCGCCGCCAGCTCTGCACCGACCAACACCACCAGGCGCGGATCTTCGCGTAATCCCTCTGGTATCTTTTGGGTTATGAGGTGATTGGCCAATGCATCCAGATGTGGGAAATCGCCACCGCTCCCCAGGGTGATCGCATCCGTCAGTGCCTGGGAGCCGCCATTAAATTGTTTGGCGACGGCATGCCAGCCAAGATTGATATCTTCCCCTTTGGGATATTTGGTAGGGTTGGTTTCCGGGCTGAGAAACGCGCCATTTAGTCCAATACGCAAAATATCTAACGCCATTGCGCGTTCAAAGAACGCCGCCATCGTCCGGGTGAAGTGGTCAATCCCGCCCACATTGGCAATCAGTGACA
Proteins encoded in this window:
- the mlaA gene encoding phospholipid-binding lipoprotein MlaA, coding for MNYRLSGVVFASVLLIGCASSGDRAQEGRSDPLEGFNRTMFNFNYDVLDPYVVRPAAVAWRDYVPTPARNGLGNFFNNLEEPATMVNYFVEGKPYKAMIHFNRFFLNTLLGMGGLIDVASMANPKLAKEESRRFGSTLGNYGVGYGPYVVLPGYGSVTPREDGGGVADTLYPMLSYLTFWMSAGKWAIEGLETRAQLLDSDGLLRNSSDPYLMIREAYFQRHDFLASDGQIAPQQNPNAAAIEDSLDEIDSAK
- a CDS encoding DUF4102 domain-containing protein, which codes for MLLTDLKIKKAKAQDKPYTLNDGGGLSLLIDPKGTKGWRFRYRFANKPKLISFGTYDTVSLADARKKRDEARSMLANGINPSDARRADKLSLLFSTENTFEAVAREWHTSKLTTWSEGYAKEVIHYLEKEIFPFLGKRPIDQITPLELLAVLQKIEKRGALEQASKIRRRCGEVFRYAVVTGRAMYNPAPDLASAMNKPKNNHFPFLTESELPDFVQALNNYKGSQITKYATQLLMLTGVRTIELRAAEWVEFDLDNALWEIPKERMKKRRPHLVPLSTHAIAILKELKVLTGYYQLVFPGRNDTRKPMSDAAINKVIKMLGYHGRLTGHGFRHTMSTILHEHGYNSAWIETQLAHVDKNSIRGTYNHAQYIEKRKIMLQWYSNTIYKISPLIEAERV
- a CDS encoding abortive phage infection protein, coding for MHAILSQYVKDLATEFEVQEHDESKLFEYFCNYVITSKYFLGRFNPVDITTQEDDASLDGIAIIIDGELIISVDDAESAFDTHKTSLPVEIIINQAKSGESFYKDEIANFNIGLQDFFTLDPKFPNGIYNGQVIEIIKIIVANVKKIKNKMPNLKVFYCTSGVYNKEREIVASFKNIERTCKSADIFNDIEVLPLGRKELMKMWGSISDKNEASLQLIDYIGINEMPGIPQAYISIVKAKEFLNKIAMDDEGKIREEVFDENVRAFLGGENPVNRDIANTLNSDKAKQFSVLNNGVTIIAPEIAIQSNTKVMHLTNYQIINGCQTTNTLFENFHILDDSVELIVKFIESQDTDVAIEIVTATNNQSAVENEAFYALREKARLIQKFFDIQRNDESKEKLYFERREGEYRNKSIQNTKIYDIKELARCFISVFKFRPHDASRYVKKVLNTSDILFADNDNECAYHCAAYICYKYNTLINGRKNDAPKYNKLRWHIAMLYPWVVNNKVETPDPSSKKITAYCANIIKTLCNDEYVEYFKICQKIIDSLETPTDDQIKRGKYSSDLRDAVELYFKRN
- a CDS encoding transcriptional regulator gives rise to the protein MRIMRVYCPECGTVATVKKTHRKHPHISDIYCACADVECGHTFVMNMTFSHTLSPSAKTHGHVIKSVIDGIAPEKRKEMIDMLNQAQEDDKKAENVDEPESSLVVVRRKVGER
- a CDS encoding DUF927 domain-containing protein, producing the protein MSRPKLSETVKAANNRWAQILPALGITVPANGKHSACPKCGGTDRFRFDDKDGRGTWFCSQCGNGDGLDLVQLVSGDDNKTAADAVASVLGLPEMQHPTTPPARKEADGAEKRRQFSASYRTLRATCETGESAYLTNKGLTGQGLPLTRQEKQSGGVVFPAGSLLLPLTDVDGQITGAQLISPLGDKRLLANSILAGSFIALQPLPSEAPEQVTITEGYATALTVAALTEGVTVAAVAASNLLNVAQVFRQRWPDVRLVIAGDNDFGDGKENTGKQWAEKAAKAVDGWVTLPPTRHKADWDDFRQEHGQERTKEALREEMILFGKGKTRLPQGFRLTKEYLWFDKLVNKSDGDTEIRNIKLCSPVRVTAITCDMDGSNYGRLLEWEDTNGISRKWAMPMELLGGSGEELRRVLLVNGLSYINTNGQARAHLMEYLSLCKPDRKVTCVSKTGWHGSVYVLQDEVIGEGAESVILQTSSVQGRDFRTAGTLADWRDQVSRYCVGNARVAFSVSLAFAAPLLKLVGVGGGGYHLKGESTDGKTTTMKVAASVCGGSDFWHTWRSTGNALEGTASRRNDATLMLDEIREVDGREAGNIAYMLANGQGKARARTDGSVRETNRWCLLFLSTGELSLVEHAANAGERTYAGVEVRMVQIPSDSGKYGVFEELHGFSGGKTLAEHLEQAVTEYHGAAFREWLRHLTADLSGMTAKAKALLKTYTRELTPPDAGNQVGRAVTRFALVAMAGELATEAGITGWPAGEALRAAKVCLDAWMVDRGHVANQEEAAALEQVKDFITRNQFSRFADWHNEYSRPANLVGFRQVVKGNNTEDAATTFYVLSSGWKEICKGFDAKKVAQLCVRAGYLDVAEGSSRTQKNIRLPEIGVKWVYQFNSSVLG
- a CDS encoding host cell division inhibitor Icd-like protein encodes the protein MSTTPGYTHPEFVFLFLAVRRADVHAVPHRETVIAPNERSARRLLARDYVLAFAGRLPVEGARHV